The Tripterygium wilfordii isolate XIE 37 chromosome 5, ASM1340144v1, whole genome shotgun sequence genome window below encodes:
- the LOC119998580 gene encoding uncharacterized protein LOC119998580 translates to MVKEARDGIEKIRKKLIMAQSRQKSYADKRRRPLEFTVGDKEFLKGSPRRCIQRNNKKGKLAPQFVVEVEEDGRYTFQPMMILNGKDKVTRSSVIPLVKVL, encoded by the exons atggtgaaggaggcgAGAGACGGAATTGAGAAGATTAGAAAAAAGTTGATCAtggctcaaagtaggcaaaagtcctatgcGGATAAGAGGAGGAGGCCATTGGAATTTACGGTTGGTGACAAGGAATTTTTGAAGGGTAGTCCACGACGTTGCATTCAAAGAAACAACAAGAAAGGAAAGTTGGCACCGCAGTTTGTAG tggaagtggaggaagatggaagaTACACTTTTCAACCGATGATGATTTTGAATGgaaaggacaaggtcacacgATCAAGTGTGATACCGTTAGTTAAAGTCTTGTGA